The genomic stretch ACATTCCACAGCGACAGAACAAATCTGAATATAAAAAGAGGAAAATGTGATTTTTCTTTTTTTAATATTTCCATAGGACACAAACTATCACTATCTTTGCAAAACCTAATAACTAACCCCTTTAACTATATGGCATTTACGAACAACATTATGATTGTCCGCCACAGATTGCTGACAGAACTTGTAAAATTGTGGAAAAACGGAGAACTGACAACAGACAAAATAGACCGTCTGCCATTAGAACTCAGCCCCCGACGTTCAAAACATGCAGGGCGCTGCTGCGTACACAAAGAACGCGCTGTATGGAAATACAAATCCCTTCCTCTATTGGGGCTGGATATGGATGACGAAACCGATGAGCTCACTCCACTATCCGAATATGCCGCACGTGCTATAGAACGTGCAAACAATGGAAAGCCCAAAGACAACATTATGTGTGTTATAGACGAAGCATGCTCGGCCTGCGTACAGATCAATTACGAAATCACCGACTTATGCCGGGGATGTACCGCCCGCAGTTGCCAGTACAATTGTCCTAAAGGAGCCGTACATGTACATGCTGACACCGGCAAGGCATGGATCGACCATGATACCTGCATCAGTTGCGGCATCTGCCACAAAAGCTGTCCTTATCACGCAATCGTTTATATTCCTGTTCCTTGCGAAGAATCTTGTCCTGTCAAAGCGATCAGCAAAGATGAACACGGTATAGAGCATATCGACGAGAACAAATGTATTTATTGCGGTAAATGTATGAATGCTTGTCCTTTCGGGGCCATTTTTGAAATATCACAGACATTCGATGTGTTGCAACGCATCCGTAAAGGAGAACAAGTGGTAGCCATTGTCGCGCCATCTATTTTAGGGCAATTCAGCACAACTATCGAACAGGTATATGGTGCATTCAGACAAATCGGTTTCACCAATATAATTGAAGTGGCACAAGGCGCCATGTCTACCGTAGAACACGAAGCACACGAACTGATAGAGAAGTTGGAGGAAGGACAGAAATTCATGACCACTTCATGCTGTCCATCGTACATCGAGCTGGTGAACAAGTATATTCCCGATATGAAAAAATACGTTTCCGGCACAGGTTCACCTATGTATTATGCAGCACGTATAGCCAAAGAGAAGTATCCTGATGCAAAGATCGTATTCGTAGGCCCATGTGTAGCCAAACGTAAAGAGGCCCAACGTGATGAAGCTGTGGATTTTGTGATGACGTTTGAGGAAGTTTCTTCTATTTTCGATGCTTTCGAAGTCAACTTGGAGATTGTACAGCCATACGCCATGGAATTCTCATCTGTTCGCGAAGCGCATGGGTTTGCACAAGCTGGCGGCGTGATGGGAGCCGTAAAGGCATTCTTGAAAATGGAAGCGGACAAAATCAATGCCATACAGGTATCTGATTTAAACAAGAAGAATATCGGAACATTACGTGCATACGCAAAATCGGGAAAAGCTCCCGGACAGTTCATCGAAGTGATGGCCTGCGAGGGGGGGTGTATCACAGGACCCAGTACTCATAGCGGCAGTAACGGGAAACGTCAGTTGGTACAAGAACTGGCTAAACAGGAGAAGACGTATTAAAAGTAGAAAACTGCCTTAGCGGAAAGACGTTATTCGCAATCCTTCACCATAGGGAAGTGTGTCAAAATGAAAACAATCTATCATTTTGACACACCTTCGAATGTATAAAGTTCATTGTGTGCCACTAGGCAAACGCATGGAGGCCGCCCCTACAGTAGCTGGTGAGCTTTTCAGGTTTTCCATTAATAAAAAAGTACGAATGAAGCAACTGATTGATAAATTGCGCCATAAACATAGCTTGACCGGCGAAGAATATGCTATTCTCCTCACCTGTCAGGACGCTGATACTTTAATGTATCTCCAACAACAGGCCCAAGAGGTTACTTTAGCGCATTTCGGGAATGCCATCTTTATCCGTGGGCTTATCGAAGTGGGCAACCGATGTCGTAACAATTGCTATTATTGCGGAATAAGAAAAGGAAATCCTGCTGTGGCCCGCTACGCATTAAAGCGCGAAACCATTTTGGAATGTTGCCGTGAAGGATACGCACTCGGGTTCCGTACCTTCGTAATGCAAGGCGGCGAAGACCCTGCCTTGACAGACAAGTGGATAGAAGCAACCGTAGCCGCCATCCGCAATGAGTTCTCCGATTGTGCCATCACCCTTTCGTTAGGAGAGAAATCACGGGAAGCATACGAGCGTTTTTTCCGGGCAGGAGCGAACCGATACCTGCTTCGACACGAAACACATAACGAACAGCATTACCGGAAACTCCATCCTGAAGAAATGTCACTAAAGCATCGCCTCCAATGTTTACAATGGCTGAAAGAAATAGGATATCAAACCGGAACAGGAATCATGGTAGGTAGTCCGGGACAAACTCTGCCCCATCTGGTAGAAGACCTGTTGTTCATAGAACAGTTCCATCCCCAGATGATTGGTATAGGTCCTTTTATCCCCCACCATGAAACACCATTCGGAATGGAACCGGCCGGAAGTGTGGAAATGACTCTCAAGCTATTATCCCTTTTCCGGTTGATGCACCCGTCCGCCCTGATTCCATCGACCACCGCCCTTGCCACCTTGTCACCGGACGGACGGGAAAAAGGGATATTGGCAGGAGCTAATGTAGTGATGCCCAATCTCTCCCCTCGGGAGCAAAGAGAAAAATATGCTTTGTATGACAACAAAGCAGCTTTCGGCGCCGAAGCCGCCGAAGGTCTACGAAACTTGGCACAACGACTGGAAACAATCGGTTACCGGATATCAACAGATAGAGGTGATTATAATCACTAACCACTAATAAATATGTATAAAGCAGATTCTAAAATAGCGGAAGAATTC from Phocaeicola dorei encodes the following:
- a CDS encoding monomeric [FeFe] hydrogenase, translated to MAFTNNIMIVRHRLLTELVKLWKNGELTTDKIDRLPLELSPRRSKHAGRCCVHKERAVWKYKSLPLLGLDMDDETDELTPLSEYAARAIERANNGKPKDNIMCVIDEACSACVQINYEITDLCRGCTARSCQYNCPKGAVHVHADTGKAWIDHDTCISCGICHKSCPYHAIVYIPVPCEESCPVKAISKDEHGIEHIDENKCIYCGKCMNACPFGAIFEISQTFDVLQRIRKGEQVVAIVAPSILGQFSTTIEQVYGAFRQIGFTNIIEVAQGAMSTVEHEAHELIEKLEEGQKFMTTSCCPSYIELVNKYIPDMKKYVSGTGSPMYYAARIAKEKYPDAKIVFVGPCVAKRKEAQRDEAVDFVMTFEEVSSIFDAFEVNLEIVQPYAMEFSSVREAHGFAQAGGVMGAVKAFLKMEADKINAIQVSDLNKKNIGTLRAYAKSGKAPGQFIEVMACEGGCITGPSTHSGSNGKRQLVQELAKQEKTY
- the hydE gene encoding [FeFe] hydrogenase H-cluster radical SAM maturase HydE; this translates as MKQLIDKLRHKHSLTGEEYAILLTCQDADTLMYLQQQAQEVTLAHFGNAIFIRGLIEVGNRCRNNCYYCGIRKGNPAVARYALKRETILECCREGYALGFRTFVMQGGEDPALTDKWIEATVAAIRNEFSDCAITLSLGEKSREAYERFFRAGANRYLLRHETHNEQHYRKLHPEEMSLKHRLQCLQWLKEIGYQTGTGIMVGSPGQTLPHLVEDLLFIEQFHPQMIGIGPFIPHHETPFGMEPAGSVEMTLKLLSLFRLMHPSALIPSTTALATLSPDGREKGILAGANVVMPNLSPREQREKYALYDNKAAFGAEAAEGLRNLAQRLETIGYRISTDRGDYNH